A stretch of Longimicrobium terrae DNA encodes these proteins:
- a CDS encoding SbcC/MukB-like Walker B domain-containing protein: MQSDFFALTGMPPRMQALLDAMHAGDPDRWLPRRLILQNYWLFEEPEIFHFGRGNLMLTGQNESGKSTVLVTAITLVLDMMLTPDRVDTLGSSDRSIRYYLIGKDDAQEGSPNWHRERTAYIALEFERGASGVHQTIGIGLRSSRDWTNQKVERWGFVMDSTHRVEEDGFHLHQKGRPLRPGELRERLGSHGQVTDDQRTYKSAVNDALFGFQTVEDYERFLEMLHVVRTPKLGEGLSPRKVEALLKESLPPIQSDKIDAASEVFSRLDTIEEELKHLHDQLAVARELEAPQEAAVLARARQAASAYRQASREHADRQKKHGDLLARLDSARAEVARQTEARTELASERAEKDGTLTVLKDQFRLSEAFDIEERLRQVQAEQRTAFDAYEALRADRKRAQDAADREQAALGDAEQSWARQAARLGEKLHATRDAAARAHWPSLEQRAALAADALGTVNIDGSGAIASDLARSSIDGEARQRRAVIDAVRAAMDAVASATGRLDSARKASEVATRELNHADDRFRTAGREVETALAAATEAIAGWRESTAELRVPDEAFGAVMAAIEAYQPGSRPASILAPLQPAHDEAQEALRTEAQELGIIRRRHQTDAEQVDERLRRLSREADVEPERTPAQTAARRLLREHGIAHAPLFAAVDLAGPLATDAALASRVEAALLDAGLLDALVVPRADADRVRALLSAHGVGDRWIAPLDASADRVGFDDGGSSGAADWLVPVSSTDVSANDVAAALRTLGMMGGAGVVDADGGWRLGPLHGVTAAPAEARVRFLGETARREERRRRIEEARRQLADLREEIGRLGEALDGVQSRDRALAREWRAAHELPQPQTLHDRLLALRREEHERERRRTAAETAAETVENATRELQQRSAALERATDDAPWLRGRPRGEVDASAAALAEVLSIVRAIGEDVERLDELRRAYASRTRAHDALRLHVEELAPRIARASVGVQTLDAQLAALTEQLSRASVGREVLAEEIRALEQRLAAIERLDRDAEKSIDKNTGQIETLAAQEPDYADQLRSAFILLQSAEHGFRERIDAYPTLLEYADDARRSGLPKAMQRILHDVAPEAVDDEVRRAQQELNAAYARARGAFEEMSPTLDGDILRFTHELGEMRLDELYRTLEEQQARNETLLEDEDRRLIEQLMLRDVVDAIRDAIRNTRHWVSDINGILGRMKLFKGGIMRLHWDVRTRESADAFDPRRLDDLLSQRGIALDEARREELLEIFRTMVSDIRRRNREHELLEDYRTALLRMVDYTQWYTLTVQRKDESGRWVQLTKRLYGQGSGGRRTLDLLLPLIAAVSARLQSADRAAPRLVGFDEAFAGVDDRNAAEIYALLTELEFCWIMATEKATALGAEVRGSATYEMLADERTVAPVLSLWDGARRYEFIGDELIGMETSEGMGIGNRE, from the coding sequence ATGCAGTCGGACTTCTTTGCGCTGACCGGAATGCCGCCGCGCATGCAGGCGCTGCTGGACGCCATGCACGCCGGCGATCCGGACCGCTGGCTGCCGCGCCGTCTGATCCTGCAGAACTACTGGCTGTTCGAGGAGCCGGAGATCTTTCACTTCGGGCGCGGCAACCTGATGCTCACCGGGCAGAACGAGTCCGGAAAATCCACCGTGCTCGTCACCGCCATCACGCTGGTGCTGGACATGATGCTCACCCCCGACCGGGTGGACACCTTGGGCAGCAGCGACCGATCCATCCGCTACTACCTGATCGGCAAGGACGACGCGCAGGAAGGCAGCCCCAACTGGCACCGCGAGCGCACGGCGTACATCGCCCTAGAGTTCGAGCGCGGCGCGTCCGGCGTGCACCAGACCATCGGCATCGGCCTACGCTCGTCGCGGGACTGGACCAACCAGAAGGTGGAGCGCTGGGGATTCGTGATGGACTCCACCCATCGCGTGGAGGAGGATGGATTCCATCTGCACCAGAAGGGACGCCCCCTGCGCCCCGGCGAACTGCGCGAACGACTGGGCAGCCACGGACAGGTGACGGACGACCAGCGCACCTACAAGTCCGCCGTGAACGACGCGCTGTTCGGCTTTCAGACGGTGGAGGATTACGAGCGATTTCTGGAGATGCTGCACGTGGTCCGCACGCCCAAGCTGGGCGAAGGGCTGAGCCCGCGGAAAGTAGAGGCGCTGCTCAAGGAGTCGCTTCCGCCCATCCAGTCCGACAAGATCGATGCGGCGTCCGAGGTATTTTCGCGGCTGGATACGATTGAGGAGGAGCTGAAGCACCTGCACGACCAGCTCGCCGTCGCGCGGGAGCTGGAGGCGCCGCAGGAGGCCGCCGTGCTCGCCCGTGCGCGGCAGGCGGCGTCCGCGTACCGGCAGGCGTCGCGCGAGCACGCCGATCGGCAGAAGAAGCACGGGGATCTGCTCGCCCGGCTGGATTCCGCGCGCGCGGAGGTCGCGCGGCAGACAGAGGCGCGGACGGAACTCGCCTCGGAGCGCGCGGAAAAGGACGGCACGCTCACCGTCCTCAAGGACCAGTTCCGGCTGAGCGAGGCGTTCGACATCGAGGAGCGCCTGCGGCAGGTACAGGCGGAGCAGCGGACCGCGTTCGATGCGTACGAGGCGCTGCGGGCCGATCGCAAGCGCGCGCAGGACGCCGCGGACCGCGAGCAGGCGGCCTTGGGCGATGCGGAGCAGTCGTGGGCGCGGCAGGCCGCGCGCCTGGGGGAAAAGCTCCACGCCACGCGCGATGCGGCCGCGCGCGCGCACTGGCCGTCGCTGGAGCAGCGCGCCGCCCTCGCCGCTGACGCGCTGGGCACCGTGAACATCGACGGGAGCGGCGCGATCGCGTCGGACCTGGCGCGCTCGTCCATCGACGGCGAGGCGCGGCAGCGGCGCGCCGTGATCGACGCCGTCCGCGCGGCGATGGATGCGGTCGCCTCGGCCACGGGGCGGCTGGACAGCGCGCGCAAGGCGAGCGAGGTGGCGACACGCGAGCTGAACCACGCGGACGACCGCTTTCGCACCGCCGGTCGAGAAGTTGAGACGGCGCTTGCGGCGGCCACGGAAGCGATCGCGGGATGGCGGGAATCGACCGCCGAGCTGCGCGTGCCGGATGAGGCGTTCGGCGCGGTGATGGCGGCAATCGAGGCGTATCAGCCCGGGAGCCGGCCGGCGTCCATCCTCGCCCCGCTCCAGCCCGCGCACGACGAGGCGCAGGAGGCGCTGCGGACGGAAGCGCAGGAACTCGGCATCATCCGGCGCCGCCATCAAACGGACGCAGAGCAGGTGGATGAACGGCTGCGGCGCCTGTCGCGCGAGGCGGACGTAGAGCCGGAGCGCACGCCCGCGCAGACCGCCGCGCGCCGCCTGCTGCGCGAACACGGAATCGCCCACGCGCCGCTCTTTGCCGCCGTCGATCTCGCGGGCCCGCTCGCCACGGACGCGGCGCTCGCGTCGCGCGTGGAGGCGGCGCTGCTGGATGCCGGGCTGCTGGACGCGCTCGTCGTCCCGCGCGCGGATGCGGATCGCGTCCGCGCGCTGCTCAGCGCGCACGGCGTCGGGGATCGATGGATCGCGCCGTTGGATGCGTCCGCGGACCGCGTCGGCTTCGATGACGGTGGATCGAGCGGCGCGGCAGACTGGCTGGTCCCCGTCTCATCGACCGACGTGTCCGCGAACGATGTCGCGGCGGCGCTGCGGACGCTGGGGATGATGGGCGGCGCGGGCGTGGTGGATGCGGACGGCGGATGGCGGCTGGGTCCGCTGCACGGTGTCACAGCTGCGCCGGCCGAGGCGCGCGTCCGCTTTCTCGGCGAGACGGCGCGCCGCGAGGAGCGCCGCCGCCGCATTGAGGAAGCGCGCCGCCAGCTTGCGGATCTGCGCGAGGAGATCGGCCGGCTGGGCGAGGCGCTGGATGGCGTCCAGTCCCGGGACCGCGCGCTGGCCCGCGAGTGGCGCGCCGCGCACGAGCTTCCGCAGCCGCAGACGCTGCACGACCGCCTGCTCGCCCTTCGCCGCGAGGAGCACGAGCGCGAGCGCCGCCGCACCGCCGCCGAAACGGCCGCCGAAACGGTGGAAAACGCCACGCGCGAGCTGCAGCAGCGCAGCGCCGCCTTGGAGCGCGCCACCGATGACGCGCCCTGGCTGCGCGGCCGTCCCCGCGGCGAGGTGGACGCATCCGCCGCCGCGCTCGCCGAAGTGCTGTCCATCGTCCGCGCGATCGGCGAGGACGTTGAGCGGCTGGATGAACTGCGCCGGGCCTACGCGTCCCGCACCCGCGCGCACGACGCGCTCCGCCTTCACGTGGAGGAACTGGCGCCGCGCATCGCCCGGGCGAGCGTGGGCGTGCAGACGCTGGACGCGCAGCTCGCCGCGCTCACCGAGCAGCTGTCGCGCGCCAGCGTGGGCCGCGAGGTGCTGGCGGAGGAGATCCGCGCGCTGGAGCAACGGCTGGCGGCAATCGAACGACTCGATCGCGATGCGGAGAAGTCCATCGACAAGAACACCGGGCAGATTGAAACGCTCGCCGCGCAGGAGCCGGACTACGCGGACCAGCTGCGGAGCGCGTTCATCCTCCTTCAATCCGCCGAACACGGCTTCCGCGAGCGGATTGACGCCTATCCCACCCTCTTAGAGTACGCCGACGACGCGCGCCGGTCCGGGCTGCCCAAGGCCATGCAGCGCATCCTGCACGACGTCGCGCCGGAAGCGGTGGACGACGAGGTGCGGCGCGCGCAGCAGGAGTTGAACGCGGCCTACGCCCGGGCGCGTGGCGCGTTCGAGGAAATGAGCCCCACGCTGGACGGCGACATCCTCCGCTTCACCCACGAACTCGGCGAAATGCGGCTGGATGAGCTGTATCGCACCCTGGAGGAGCAGCAGGCGCGCAACGAAACGCTGCTGGAGGACGAGGATCGGCGGCTGATCGAGCAGCTGATGCTGCGCGACGTGGTGGACGCCATCCGCGACGCCATCCGCAATACCCGCCACTGGGTGAGCGACATCAACGGCATCCTGGGGCGGATGAAGCTGTTCAAGGGCGGCATCATGCGCCTGCACTGGGATGTGCGCACCCGCGAGTCCGCCGACGCGTTCGATCCGCGCCGCCTGGACGATCTGCTCTCCCAGCGCGGCATCGCCCTGGACGAGGCGCGGCGCGAGGAGCTGCTGGAGATCTTTCGCACGATGGTGTCGGACATCCGCCGCCGGAACCGCGAGCACGAGCTGCTGGAGGATTATCGGACGGCGCTGCTGCGGATGGTAGACTATACCCAGTGGTATACGCTGACCGTGCAGCGCAAGGACGAGTCGGGACGGTGGGTGCAGCTCACGAAGCGCCTGTACGGACAAGGGAGTGGCGGCCGGCGCACGCTGGACCTGCTGCTGCCGTTGATCGCCGCCGTAAGCGCACGGCTGCAGTCGGCGGACCGCGCAGCGCCGCGGCTCGTCGGCTTTGACGAGGCGTTCGCCGGCGTGGACGACCGTAATGCCGCGGAGATCTACGCGCTGCTGACGGAGTTGGAGTTCTGCTGGATCATGGCAACGGAAAAGGCGACCGCGCTGGGCGCCGAGGTGCGCGGCTCCGCCACGTACGAGATGCTGGCCGACGAGCGCACCGTGGCCCCCGTGCTCAGCCTGTGGGACGGCGCGCGCCGCTACGAATTCATCGGTGACGAGTTGATCGGGATGGAGACGTCAGAGGGCATGGGAATAGGGAATCGAGAATAG